The proteins below come from a single Vicinamibacterales bacterium genomic window:
- the fabZ gene encoding 3-hydroxyacyl-ACP dehydratase FabZ: MEPLSLPLDYTAIERILPHRYPFLLVDRIIEFEEDTRIVGIKNVSLNERYLAHTQGEEPVLPPTILTEAVAQVGAILILAKPENREKLIYFMGIERVRYYRPVYPGDVVRIEASVVRLRSRVGQLSGTAKVNDETVLEGSMTFALGPLAN; encoded by the coding sequence ATGGAACCTCTATCACTACCACTCGACTACACGGCCATTGAACGAATTCTCCCACATCGGTATCCCTTCCTGTTGGTCGATCGCATCATCGAATTTGAAGAGGACACACGCATCGTTGGCATCAAGAACGTTTCGCTCAACGAACGTTACCTAGCACACACCCAAGGCGAGGAACCAGTGCTCCCACCAACGATCCTCACCGAGGCAGTGGCCCAAGTTGGCGCCATTTTGATCCTGGCCAAGCCTGAGAATCGGGAAAAGTTGATCTATTTCATGGGTATTGAGCGTGTGCGGTATTACAGGCCAGTTTACCCCGGGGATGTCGTGCGGATCGAAGCATCGGTTGTTCGGCTCCGCAGTCGCGTCGGCCAACTAAGCGGCACCGCTAAGGTAAATGATGAGACTGTGCTCGAAGGATCGATGACTTTTGCCCTTGGCCCTCTGGCCAATTAG
- a CDS encoding SDR family oxidoreductase, with amino-acid sequence MPSDRILADKVAIVTGGGTGIGLAIARRLGVDGAAVVIASRDTDHLAAGARALQDDGVPVLTVPTDVRDPEQVDALVERAVAEFGRVDILVNNAAGNFICRAEELSPNGWNAVVGIVLNGSFYCARAVGRHLIERGSAGAIVSVLANYIWTGSVGTIHSAAAKAGVQSMTQTLGVEWAHHGIRVNAVAPGPVESPGAARQLWSTPDAVDRITQMVPLRRWAQPQEIAEVVAFLCSSRASYVVGETITVDGGAWLGRGTFDFLK; translated from the coding sequence ATGCCCTCGGACCGTATCCTCGCTGACAAGGTCGCTATTGTAACGGGTGGTGGTACGGGGATTGGCTTGGCAATTGCTCGTCGCTTAGGCGTGGACGGCGCCGCGGTCGTCATAGCTAGCCGAGACACGGATCATTTGGCTGCTGGAGCGCGAGCGCTTCAAGATGATGGAGTGCCGGTCCTGACAGTACCAACCGACGTTCGGGACCCGGAGCAGGTCGATGCCTTGGTGGAGCGTGCGGTGGCCGAATTCGGTCGTGTCGACATTCTTGTTAACAACGCTGCCGGAAATTTTATTTGCAGGGCTGAAGAACTCTCCCCCAATGGCTGGAACGCAGTTGTTGGAATCGTTCTGAACGGTAGCTTTTACTGTGCCCGCGCCGTTGGGCGGCATTTAATCGAGCGTGGCTCCGCGGGCGCAATAGTGTCAGTGCTGGCAAACTACATCTGGACTGGAAGCGTTGGGACGATACACTCAGCCGCTGCCAAGGCGGGTGTCCAGTCAATGACCCAAACCTTAGGTGTGGAGTGGGCCCACCACGGTATTCGTGTCAATGCTGTGGCACCTGGCCCGGTTGAGTCGCCTGGGGCAGCGCGGCAACTCTGGTCTACCCCGGATGCTGTCGACCGGATCACCCAAATGGTTCCACTCAGACGATGGGCACAGCCCCAGGAGATCGCTGAGGTTGTGGCGTTTCTTTGCTCGTCTCGTGCCAGCTATGTTGTTGGTGAAACGATTACGGTTGATGGAGGCGCCTGGCTGGGCCGAGGCACGTTCGATTTCCTGAAATAA
- a CDS encoding PCYCGC motif-containing (lipo)protein: MEVIRAVYTFAANHPEVLSYVPCYCGCENFGHGDNHDCFVADRNAEGKVAWEAHGMGUAICIDVARDAMTMHEAGSSLTNIRETIERNYSPHFMTQTPTPPVP, from the coding sequence ATGGAAGTTATTCGAGCCGTTTATACCTTCGCGGCGAACCATCCTGAGGTGCTCTCGTACGTTCCATGCTATTGCGGCTGTGAAAATTTCGGCCACGGCGATAACCACGATTGCTTTGTCGCAGATCGCAATGCTGAAGGGAAAGTGGCATGGGAAGCCCACGGCATGGGTTGAGCCATCTGTATCGATGTCGCGCGTGACGCGATGACCATGCATGAAGCCGGCAGTTCCCTTACGAACATTCGTGAGACCATTGAGCGGAACTACAGTCCGCATTTCATGACCCAGACCCCGACACCGCCCGTTCCCTAG
- a CDS encoding ATP-binding protein — MKPFDADRVVDTEAFKIFLERLERDGAVINYLLSLRRADRTPMWVEVTAHAEPKQGKTLLMHAHMRDVSDKKKSDEQERERSQQVHKEEIKAYARRVMSGVAHEVNNPLATILTWSERLAEQSVDDVVQRGLSTIHSESQRAAGIIRKLSNFSDNRQATQAMVDVNQVIRETMSLRTYQQRVSNIVVIDALATGLPQVWFDAGQLKQVLLNLVINAEHVLEERGRGTLVMRTWYNAGEECVVLELSDDGPGVPDEIQASIFDAFVTTKDVGKGTGLGLTMAQAIMQDHGGRITLTSAPNEGATFRLEFPEFSASTVKAHQTEIPSTKRGTNLGGGAAVLLVEDDPALATVVAEALTDRGYRVDRAGDGKDALSRIAEHTYDLVICDLKMPRLDGAAFFRAAVTTTPNLKNRLVFTTGDVVGENTEQFLNEVSCPCLRKPFRLTELFKVAQEVLS, encoded by the coding sequence GTGAAACCGTTTGATGCCGACCGGGTCGTTGACACCGAAGCGTTCAAGATATTTCTTGAGCGGCTAGAGCGCGATGGCGCTGTCATTAACTATTTGCTGTCACTGCGACGGGCTGACCGAACGCCCATGTGGGTCGAAGTTACGGCTCACGCCGAACCAAAGCAGGGCAAGACACTACTCATGCATGCACATATGCGTGACGTCAGCGACAAGAAGAAGTCGGACGAGCAGGAACGAGAGCGTTCACAACAAGTGCACAAAGAGGAAATTAAGGCTTACGCTCGGCGAGTAATGTCTGGGGTCGCTCACGAGGTAAATAACCCGCTAGCAACGATCCTGACTTGGTCAGAGCGACTGGCTGAACAGTCGGTTGATGATGTGGTCCAACGCGGCCTGAGCACAATTCATTCGGAATCTCAGCGCGCTGCGGGAATTATTCGAAAACTTTCGAATTTCAGTGACAACCGACAGGCAACACAAGCAATGGTTGATGTCAACCAGGTTATCAGAGAGACAATGTCACTTCGCACCTATCAACAGCGTGTCTCCAACATTGTAGTCATCGATGCACTAGCCACCGGTCTGCCTCAGGTGTGGTTTGACGCTGGCCAACTCAAGCAGGTGTTGCTCAACCTAGTGATAAATGCCGAGCATGTATTAGAGGAGCGTGGCCGGGGCACGCTCGTGATGCGGACTTGGTACAACGCCGGCGAAGAATGCGTGGTGCTGGAACTGAGCGATGACGGTCCCGGGGTGCCTGACGAGATTCAGGCTAGCATCTTTGATGCGTTCGTCACGACAAAGGATGTGGGAAAAGGCACCGGCCTCGGCCTCACAATGGCTCAAGCGATTATGCAGGATCACGGTGGCCGGATTACGTTGACTTCAGCCCCCAACGAAGGAGCAACATTCCGCTTGGAATTCCCGGAATTCTCTGCCTCAACGGTGAAGGCCCATCAGACTGAAATACCATCGACTAAAAGAGGGACAAACCTTGGTGGTGGTGCAGCAGTTCTTCTCGTAGAGGACGACCCGGCCCTAGCAACAGTGGTGGCTGAGGCGCTTACCGACAGGGGTTACCGCGTCGACCGCGCGGGAGACGGCAAAGACGCTCTGTCCCGAATAGCCGAACATACCTATGACCTCGTAATTTGTGACCTGAAAATGCCACGTCTGGACGGCGCAGCATTCTTCCGAGCAGCCGTTACAACCACGCCAAATCTCAAGAACCGTTTGGTTTTTACAACTGGGGACGTGGTCGGAGAAAACACTGAACAGTTTCTTAATGAAGTCAGCTGCCCCTGTCTTCGCAAGCCATTCCGCCTCACCGAACTGTTCAAGGTGGCCCAAGAAGTACTATCCTGA
- a CDS encoding FliA/WhiG family RNA polymerase sigma factor: protein MSQHIATTEQQNRVEDGVPFVQALARRVAASMPHSIDVGDLVQDGMIGLIDAAQRFDASRGIKFETFAERRVRGAMIDALRRDAWPRGIRRVRRELESAREALRRELGGEPSLADLAARVGSDEARLGQTIVRINTIESTSPLATSEDIDEASLPAVMVPSKPLSPDKAVEQGEVKSRVRAAIKSLPPRERKVIGLYYYGEVTMKRIGTEIGVNESRVSQLHTRAINKLRKALAQEFESDAVAANALGAVLAHNMPKRATRASRNAPRGVVLPYPKRRSPKANQLVVHRPRAAATSPPTAVAR, encoded by the coding sequence ATGTCGCAGCATATTGCTACTACGGAGCAGCAGAATCGCGTCGAGGATGGCGTGCCGTTCGTCCAGGCACTGGCCCGCCGTGTTGCAGCGTCGATGCCGCACTCGATTGATGTTGGAGACTTGGTGCAGGACGGAATGATTGGACTCATTGATGCCGCCCAACGGTTCGATGCGAGCCGAGGTATCAAGTTCGAGACGTTCGCTGAACGCCGAGTACGGGGAGCGATGATCGACGCACTGCGCCGCGATGCGTGGCCTCGCGGGATCCGCCGCGTGCGACGTGAACTTGAGTCCGCACGCGAGGCCCTCCGACGGGAACTGGGCGGCGAGCCCTCCTTAGCTGACTTGGCCGCTCGCGTCGGTTCTGACGAAGCCCGCCTTGGGCAGACAATCGTGCGAATCAACACCATCGAATCCACGTCACCCTTGGCGACATCCGAGGATATCGATGAAGCTAGCTTGCCGGCGGTGATGGTGCCTTCGAAACCGCTGTCGCCGGACAAAGCCGTGGAACAGGGTGAGGTCAAGAGTCGGGTACGTGCGGCCATTAAATCCCTCCCGCCACGTGAGCGGAAGGTAATCGGACTGTATTACTACGGCGAGGTAACGATGAAACGGATCGGGACTGAGATCGGCGTGAACGAATCTCGGGTCTCGCAGCTTCACACGCGAGCGATTAATAAATTACGTAAGGCTCTTGCTCAGGAATTCGAATCCGACGCTGTAGCTGCCAACGCGCTTGGCGCTGTACTCGCCCACAATATGCCCAAGCGGGCAACTCGGGCCTCTCGTAATGCCCCACGGGGTGTAGTGCTGCCCTATCCGAAGCGACGCAGCCCGAAGGCTAATCAGTTGGTCGTACACCGGCCGCGGGCAGCTGCCACTTCACCGCCCACTGCCGTGGCTCGGTGA
- a CDS encoding helix-turn-helix domain-containing protein, with the protein MIIDRKAISIMKACELVGVSRRTIYNWISSGKVEYVRTAGGSIRIFTDTLWREPAGASKGPVWAQADRKEA; encoded by the coding sequence ATGATTATTGACCGAAAAGCCATTTCGATTATGAAGGCGTGCGAACTGGTGGGCGTTAGCCGCCGGACGATCTACAACTGGATTTCCAGTGGCAAGGTCGAGTACGTCCGAACGGCTGGCGGTTCGATTCGTATTTTCACTGACACGCTCTGGCGGGAGCCGGCTGGTGCATCGAAGGGCCCAGTCTGGGCGCAGGCCGACCGAAAAGAGGCCTGA
- a CDS encoding sigma-54 dependent transcriptional regulator, whose translation MTEKETHLLIVEDEEALREAYAEGLSDRGYTVTQVETGEQALVKLREFAFDVVVTDLKLPGAADGTQVVKAAVERYPKILVIVMTAHEAAFPEVKKAVETMPNGKGTFLTKPFLFEHLVHVLSKELATQNEIDDLRRQVNERYQFGNLVGCSRVMRNLVDLLKTVAPTNSTVLITGETGTGKELAARAIHQNSPRHAHRFVAINCGAIPETLLEAELFGHVRGAFTGAIESRPGRIEQAQKGTLFLDEISTMSTALQGKLLRVLQERELERIGDTRQIKIDVRVVAATNSDLTQRVADGDFREDLFYRLNVIPVTLPPLRDRREDVPLLTEHFLQRIGRELVPPRPQVKPTQEARQQLSAYHWPGNVRQLENVIERALTLNQGRSQIEIGDLPQEIQAAPNSLENFQVTVPDEGLDFSLSIHDIERQIIRQALEKSGGNKRRAADLLKLKRTTLIEKMKRLYT comes from the coding sequence ATGACTGAAAAAGAAACACATTTACTCATCGTTGAAGATGAAGAGGCGCTCCGTGAAGCATATGCCGAGGGCCTCTCAGACCGTGGCTACACGGTGACGCAGGTCGAAACTGGTGAGCAGGCGCTGGTGAAACTTCGTGAGTTTGCGTTCGACGTCGTTGTTACAGACCTGAAGCTGCCAGGCGCGGCGGATGGCACTCAGGTGGTCAAGGCAGCTGTTGAGCGGTATCCCAAGATTCTCGTCATCGTCATGACTGCGCATGAGGCTGCGTTCCCTGAGGTTAAGAAAGCAGTCGAGACAATGCCGAACGGCAAGGGCACCTTCCTCACTAAACCATTTCTATTCGAGCACTTGGTGCATGTTCTCTCAAAGGAACTCGCAACCCAAAACGAGATTGATGACTTACGTAGACAAGTCAATGAGCGTTACCAATTCGGCAACCTCGTCGGGTGCAGCCGAGTTATGCGTAATCTGGTTGACCTCTTAAAGACCGTCGCACCAACCAACAGCACCGTGTTGATCACCGGTGAGACCGGTACCGGTAAAGAGCTCGCGGCACGCGCCATCCATCAAAACAGCCCGCGCCACGCGCATCGGTTTGTCGCGATCAATTGTGGCGCTATTCCTGAAACTCTTCTTGAGGCAGAACTATTTGGCCACGTGCGGGGTGCGTTCACTGGTGCCATAGAGTCTCGGCCGGGCCGGATTGAGCAGGCACAAAAGGGCACCCTGTTCCTCGATGAGATCAGCACGATGAGTACCGCGCTTCAGGGTAAGCTCCTTCGCGTACTGCAGGAGCGCGAACTGGAACGGATCGGTGACACTCGGCAGATTAAGATCGACGTTCGGGTTGTCGCAGCAACAAATTCCGACCTAACCCAACGTGTGGCTGATGGGGACTTTCGCGAGGACCTGTTCTATCGACTAAATGTCATTCCGGTTACCCTCCCACCACTCCGGGACCGGCGGGAGGATGTCCCGTTACTGACAGAGCATTTTCTCCAACGAATCGGGCGTGAACTAGTGCCTCCCCGTCCGCAGGTCAAGCCCACACAGGAGGCAAGACAGCAGCTAAGCGCTTATCACTGGCCGGGAAACGTCAGGCAACTCGAGAACGTCATCGAGCGAGCACTCACCCTAAACCAAGGTCGCTCCCAGATTGAGATCGGCGATCTGCCGCAAGAAATCCAGGCGGCTCCTAATTCGTTGGAAAACTTCCAGGTTACAGTTCCCGACGAAGGCCTTGATTTCAGTCTCTCTATCCATGACATCGAGCGTCAAATCATCCGCCAAGCGCTCGAAAAATCTGGCGGCAATAAACGCCGCGCGGCTGACCTGCTCAAGCTCAAGCGCACGACCCTCATTGAGAAGATGAAGCGGCTGTACACCTGA
- the dusB gene encoding tRNA dihydrouridine synthase DusB — protein MSGHTDAMEQMAQVQIGEVTLTLPFGLAPMAGMTDTAFRRLVKRQRGCGLVVTEMVSSEGLVRGIDRTLEFAEYTEEERPVSIQVFGGDPAKMAASAQILESLGADIVDVNMGCPVPKIAKHNAGCSLMRDPKHAATIVETMAKAVRIPVTVKMRSGWNEEELNAQELARRVEGVGAAAITVHGRTAKQSYSGRSDWGLISDVARSVDIPVFGSGDCVEPAQLLERLNESAVSGVLVGRGALRNPWIFSQAADLSAGNAPRQVTFEKRGHFLLDYLDLLLGEGVGEAEGFRHRLPSTGETATVRGRDRWVINKLRALGAWYTKGCENGSHLRKEINAIESIAGLRRTIHTFFFSR, from the coding sequence ATGTCCGGCCATACTGACGCGATGGAACAAATGGCGCAGGTACAAATCGGCGAAGTGACGTTAACGCTGCCGTTTGGATTGGCACCGATGGCGGGGATGACTGACACAGCGTTCCGACGCTTGGTAAAGCGGCAGCGTGGATGTGGCCTCGTTGTGACGGAGATGGTCAGTTCCGAAGGACTCGTACGCGGTATTGACCGCACGCTCGAATTCGCTGAGTACACAGAAGAAGAACGTCCGGTATCGATTCAGGTGTTTGGCGGTGATCCAGCTAAGATGGCGGCTTCAGCGCAGATCTTGGAGTCATTAGGTGCGGACATCGTAGATGTGAATATGGGCTGTCCGGTCCCAAAAATCGCGAAACACAACGCAGGTTGCAGCCTCATGCGTGATCCGAAGCACGCAGCGACCATTGTCGAAACGATGGCGAAGGCTGTAAGGATACCGGTGACGGTTAAGATGCGGAGTGGTTGGAATGAAGAGGAACTCAACGCACAGGAATTGGCCCGGAGGGTCGAAGGCGTAGGTGCGGCAGCTATCACGGTTCACGGGCGAACAGCGAAGCAGTCCTACTCCGGTCGGTCTGACTGGGGCCTCATCAGCGACGTCGCGCGTTCAGTTGACATCCCAGTTTTCGGTAGTGGAGATTGTGTTGAGCCAGCCCAGCTTCTTGAAAGGCTTAATGAGAGCGCTGTGAGCGGCGTTCTTGTTGGGCGCGGCGCCCTCCGGAATCCATGGATTTTTTCACAAGCAGCAGACCTCTCCGCCGGCAATGCACCCCGTCAGGTCACATTTGAAAAAAGGGGTCATTTCCTACTGGACTACCTGGACCTACTGCTCGGTGAGGGTGTTGGTGAAGCGGAAGGATTCCGTCACAGGCTGCCATCAACTGGCGAAACTGCGACGGTCCGCGGTCGTGACCGGTGGGTGATTAACAAACTTCGGGCGCTCGGCGCTTGGTATACAAAAGGGTGTGAGAATGGTTCCCATCTCAGAAAGGAAATCAACGCGATTGAGTCGATTGCTGGTCTTCGCCGAACGATTCACACTTTTTTCTTCAGCCGATAG
- a CDS encoding UpxY family transcription antiterminator encodes MGNSPTALAARGSVEDSRSLEPAWYAVWTRSRHEQSVREQLQQKNIDVFLPTYTRWSRWKDRKKKLAWPLFPGYCFAKFDTSARVTVLKCSGVVNIVSFDGVPAPIPNQEIAIIRQLVESDMQYDPCPLIHEGMMVEVIHGPLMGIIGRLLRKSAQARLILSVDLIKQAVSVVVDAADVRPY; translated from the coding sequence ATGGGTAACTCACCAACCGCGCTTGCGGCACGTGGTTCCGTTGAGGACTCACGTTCTTTAGAGCCAGCCTGGTATGCAGTGTGGACACGGTCTCGACACGAGCAATCTGTACGTGAGCAGCTTCAGCAGAAGAACATTGACGTATTTCTACCAACATATACTCGGTGGAGTCGTTGGAAGGACCGGAAGAAGAAGTTGGCTTGGCCGTTATTTCCCGGCTATTGTTTTGCTAAGTTCGATACTTCTGCACGAGTCACTGTGCTGAAGTGTTCGGGAGTCGTGAATATTGTTTCGTTCGACGGAGTACCTGCCCCGATCCCGAACCAGGAAATCGCGATTATCCGGCAGCTCGTAGAAAGCGACATGCAATACGATCCCTGTCCACTCATTCACGAAGGAATGATGGTCGAAGTGATCCATGGACCTCTTATGGGGATCATTGGACGTCTATTGCGTAAGAGTGCTCAAGCTAGGTTGATACTTTCTGTGGACCTGATTAAACAGGCTGTCAGTGTCGTTGTAGATGCTGCTGATGTCCGGCCATACTGA
- a CDS encoding peptidyl-prolyl cis-trans isomerase, producing MRKCSGTRGLVIWAVAAAVVVLEGAPAEQNIVLEQVLVKVNGAIITKTELEERQVQLLRRQREQGNLDENTTDAELNDLLDQAIPQLIVDAIDELLIVQHGRELGMEMDDERFADIVENVKTQNNIESDEQWDEVLAAEGMTASDLRRAMERQFIVSNVQRIEVTDKVAMTDTEAREYYNANPDEFRIPGQITLREILIAVPDGTPTNVAEAALEGKANDALASVVAGEPFSDVVARVSDAPSKANGGLIGPLNDDELAPAVMELLKDLAPGDVTDPIRTAIGYQMFKLESATPVSFQSFEDVRGDIANRVFNERRQVAFNGFMEELYANAIIEWKSDGLREVYEARIAAIRAAATTGH from the coding sequence ATGAGAAAGTGTAGCGGTACACGTGGCTTGGTCATATGGGCCGTAGCGGCAGCTGTCGTGGTTTTGGAAGGTGCACCGGCGGAGCAGAACATTGTTTTAGAACAGGTTCTCGTCAAGGTTAACGGCGCGATTATTACTAAGACCGAACTGGAGGAACGTCAGGTTCAACTGCTGCGGCGACAGCGTGAGCAAGGCAATCTAGACGAGAACACGACCGACGCCGAACTTAACGATTTACTGGATCAAGCAATACCGCAGCTCATTGTTGATGCAATTGATGAGCTACTGATCGTGCAGCACGGGCGTGAACTCGGTATGGAGATGGATGACGAAAGATTCGCTGACATTGTTGAGAATGTCAAAACACAGAACAATATCGAAAGTGACGAGCAGTGGGACGAAGTTTTGGCTGCAGAAGGTATGACAGCGTCAGACCTCAGGCGTGCGATGGAGCGGCAATTCATTGTTTCGAATGTCCAGCGGATCGAAGTTACTGACAAGGTCGCGATGACGGATACTGAGGCGCGCGAGTACTACAACGCGAACCCAGATGAGTTTCGTATACCAGGACAGATCACGCTACGGGAGATTCTGATCGCGGTCCCTGACGGCACTCCAACCAACGTAGCCGAGGCGGCTCTTGAAGGGAAGGCTAACGATGCCCTTGCCAGTGTAGTTGCTGGTGAGCCATTCTCGGATGTAGTGGCCAGGGTTTCAGACGCGCCGTCAAAGGCGAATGGTGGTCTGATTGGCCCACTAAACGACGATGAACTCGCACCGGCTGTAATGGAGTTGCTAAAGGATTTGGCGCCCGGTGACGTGACTGATCCGATACGGACGGCGATTGGCTACCAGATGTTTAAACTCGAATCAGCCACACCGGTCTCGTTTCAATCGTTTGAGGATGTACGTGGCGATATCGCCAACAGGGTCTTCAATGAGCGCCGCCAGGTTGCGTTCAATGGGTTCATGGAAGAACTTTATGCCAACGCGATTATTGAGTGGAAGAGCGATGGCCTCCGTGAAGTGTACGAAGCGCGTATAGCCGCTATCCGGGCGGCCGCCACCACAGGTCACTGA